One part of the Dysidea avara chromosome 10, odDysAvar1.4, whole genome shotgun sequence genome encodes these proteins:
- the LOC136236517 gene encoding N-acetyl-D-glucosamine kinase-like: MLMIAQHYSKMSAASYYGGVEGGASSSNIIIVSDKGEIVSRADGLGTNHWLDGMDVCLKRINDMVVEAKKKANLPLDKPLKALGLSLSGAEKKEAQEAFITGMTEKYPTASEIYHVCTDTYGSIATVSATGGVVLISGTGSNCRLVNPDGSGHGCGGWGHMLGDEGAAYWIAQRAIKMVYDHVDGLQSSPHDITVVQDQMNSYFKMSGPFDILPYLYQNFDKKVLAGFAKHLAETSKTDPLCKKVFYLAGYDLGRHVAAVAAKADKSLLTNSTGGLKIACVGSVWKSWDLLKAGFVEGLKESYNGDAFEYSLLLVKVSSAIGAAYLGATKANYKLPIKYADNVDQLYHHTV, translated from the exons ATGTTGATGATTGCACAACACTATTCTAAAATGAGCGCAGCAAGCTATTACGGAGGTGTAGAAGG TGGTGCTTCTAGTTCGAATATCATTATTGTATCTGATAAAGGTGAAATAGTCAGTCGAGCTGATGGACTAGGAACAAATCATTGG CTTGATGGCATGGATGTATGCCTTAAGAGAATCAATGATATGGTTGTGGAGGCCAAAAAGAAGGCTAATCTTCCCTTAGACAAGCCATTAAAGGCCTTG GGTCTGTCACTGAGTGGGGCAGAGAAGAAGGAAGCACAAGAGGCCTTTATAACTGGTATGACTGAGAAGTACCCCACTGCTAGTGAGATCTATCATGTGTGTACTGACACTTATGGTTCCATTGCCACTGTCTCTGCCACAG GAGGAGTAGTGTTGATATCGGGGACTGGATCTAACTGTCGTCTGGTAAACCCTGATGGGAGTGGTCATGGGTGTGGTGGATGGGGTCACATGCTCGGAGATGAAGGAGCAG CATATTGGATAGCACAAAGAGCTATCAAGATGGTATATGATCATGTTGATGGACTACAATCATCACCTCATGACATCACTGTAGTACAGGACCAGATGAACAGCTATTTCAAG ATGAGTGGACCATTTGATATTCTACCATACTTATATCAGAATTTTGACAAGAAGGTCTTGGCTGGCTTTGCAAAGCATTTAGCAGAAA CTTCAAAGACCGATCCACTATGTAAGAAAGTATTCTATCTTGCTGGATATGATCTGGGTAGACATGTTGCTGCTGTGGCAGCCAAGGCTGATAAG TCACTACTCACTAATAGTACTGGCGGTTTAAAGATTGCTTGTGTGGGAAGTGTATGGAAGAGTTGGGATCTACTAAAGGCTG GGTTTGTAGAAGGCCTGAAAGAGAGCTACAATGGAGATGCATTTGAGTATTCTCTGCTGCTTGTGAAGGTTTCATCTGCCATTGGTGCTGCTTACCTGGGAGCTACAAAGGCcaactacaagttaccaataaaATATGCTGATAATGTGGACCAACTATACCATCACACAGTCTAA
- the LOC136236113 gene encoding spermine synthase-like, translating to MASLTHDILQFRLQAYSETVAKSTLKDIEQILLRYGLQDQVIETIQSSVKAMSILITENGRYTIEVYQSGLVCVDAVQSTEDPLIKDLSAVETVISETVLAKIPQVKFSIQKGTSLVRYCTRYDGQVDQYSFTSQLYSACSPYQQIDIFQSDEYGAILFLDNVVNIADSDEVYTKTLTGGGQYDMKDSKILILGGGDGAALREVLMYNPSMVIMIEIDKIVMDAVKRHMRSVCGDVLDEMKGDNYEIIIDDCIPVMKDFIKKGDVFDYIIHDTTDIPINVTLTDNVWELLHTILDLALKLLSSSGRCIVQGHGSHDHSAQKMFQHHLTNLHCAVDYSTVTVPVLSFKEDWTFYKVWKT from the exons ATGGCGAGTCTAACGCACGATATCCTCCAGTTTCGATTACAAGCCTATAGTGAAACTGTAGCGAAAAGCACATTGAAAGATATAGAACAAATTCTATTGCGCTATGGACTACAGGATCAAGTTATCGAAACAATCCAAAGCAGTGTTAAAGCTATGTCAATTTTGATCACGGAAAACGGAAG ATATACAATAGAGGTGTATCAGAGTGGATTAGTCTGTGTCGATGCTGTGCAGTCGACAGAAGATCCGTTGATTAAA GACCTGTCTGCAGTAGAGACAGTTATCAGTGAAACTGTTTTAGCCAAGATTCCTCAAGT AAAGTTTTCAATACAGAAGGGAACATCCCTTGTCCGTTACTGTACAAGATATGATGGACAAGTAGACCAGTACTCATTTACCAGTCAACTCTACTCTGCTTGTTCCCCTTATCAACAAATTGATATATTCCAGTCTGATGAATATGGAGCCATATTATTCCTTGACAATGTTGTCA ACATTGCTGATAGTGATGAGGTATACACCAAAACTCTTACTGGTGGTGGACAGTATGACATGAAGGACTCCAAGATATTGATATTAG GAGGTGGAGATGGTGCAGCATTAAGAGAAGTGTTGATGTATAATCCATCAATGGTGATCATGATTGAA ATTGACAAGATAGTGATGGATGCAGTGAAGCGTCACATGAGGagtgtgtgtggtgatgtgttagATGAAATGAAGGGAGACAATTATGAG ATTATCATCGATGATTGTATTCCTGTGATGAAAGACTTCATCAAAAAAGGAGATGTGTTTGATTACATCATTCATGATACTACTGATATCCCTATCAATGTTACACTCACAG ATAATGTATGGGAGCTACTACATACTATACTGGATCTTGCACTAAAGCTGCTGTCCTCCTCTGGTCGTTGTATTGTTCAA GGACatggatcacatgaccacagTGCACAAAAAATGTTTCAACACCATCTGACCAACTTGCACTGTGCAGTGGATTATAGCACAGTGACTGTACCAGTTTTGTCATTTAAAGAAGA TTGGACATTTTACAAAGTATGGAAAACATGA
- the LOC136268113 gene encoding programmed cell death protein 4-like has protein sequence MEFQSAMNDMNGGEQEQPTAETTPVVRFGEVSEITLQAEIANRVKRKAKRRGRVLAEMMPSSPNGKAPDSPTKMKAKVKDRHSRTGRRGLPKKGGAGGKGTWGKLVEVYDDGPARDSNDPNYDSEEEEYVVTPTLPEMSVDEFQQHGEEVIKEYFEHSDVDEVLMSLGEYNIYSFKHEIPRLAVTIAMEKKPAYRELISVLLSDMYGTLVTSKDMMKGFDVLLDEVEDLKLDTPDAEEVLGNFIARAVADDCLPPAYVTKNGVSSSAARDALKRAKMLLSMKHGLARLDNVWGIGGGQRPVMYLVNKMKLLLQEYLSSGDISEACRCVQELDVPHFHHELVYEAVMTVLEAYSEQCLEMMCKLLQHMDKATIITSDQMTTGFRRIYDDMTEIVLDIPNGYLFLTKLVEKGHLYGFIQQHVVDELPQRGRKRFVSEGDGGTIKDPEY, from the exons ATGGAATTCCAATCAGCAATGAATGATATGAACGGAGGGGAACAAGAGCAGCCTACTGCAGAAACTACCCCGGTGGTTAGATTTGGAGAAGTCAGCGAGATAACGCTCCAGGCGGAGATTGCAAACCGCGTGAAGCGAAAGGCGAAGAGAAGGGGACGAGTCCTTGCCGAGATGATGCCCAGCAGCCCCAACGGCAAAGCTCCTGATTCACCGACGAAGATGAAAGCCAAAGTAAAGGATAGGCACTCAAGGACAGGCCGTAGAGGACTACCAAAGAAAG GTGGCGCAGGAGGTAAAGGCACCTGGGGAAAACTGGTAGAAGTATACGATGATGGACCAGCCAGAGACAGTAATGATCCCAACTATGACTCTGAAGAAGAG GAATACGTTGTAACTCCGACACTGCCTGAAATGAGTGTTGATGAGTTTCAGCAACATGGAGAAGAAGTGATTAAG GAATACTTTGAACACAGTGATGTTGATGAAGTACTG ATGTCACTTGGCGAGTACAACATCTACTCCTTCAAACATGAG ATCCCAAGGCTTGCTGTTACAATTGCCATGGAAAAGAAG CCTGCTTATCGTGAGCTGATCTCTGTGTTGCTATCGGACATGTATGGCACCTTAGTGACCTCTAAGGATATGATGAAAG GTTTTGATGTTCTGCTTGATGAGGTGGAAGATCTTAAGCTGGATACTCCTGATGCTGAAGAG GTACTTGGGAACTTCATTGCTCGTGCTGTAGCAGATGACTGCCTACCTCCAGCATATGTCACTAAGAATGGAGTGTCCTCATCTGCCGCAAG AGATGCTCTAAAACGTGCTAAGATGTTGCTGAGTATGAAGCATGGTCTGGCAAGGCTTGACAATGTCTGGGGCATAGGTGGTGGTCAGAGACCAGTGATGTACCTCGTCAATAAA ATGAAACTTTTACTGCAAGAGTACCTTAGCTCTGGTGATATCAGTGAAGCTTGTCGGTGTGTACAGGAATTGGATGTGCCACACTTTCACCATGAGCTGGTGTATGAG GCTGTGATGACAGTATTGGAGGCCTATAGCGAGCAATGCCTTGAAATGATGTGCAAGCTTCTTCAACACATGGACAAAGCCACTATAATCACTTCAGACCAAATGACTACT GGTTTCAGGCGTATTTACGATGACATGACTGAAATAGTTCTGGACATTCCCAATGGGTACCTGTTTCTGACCAAACTAGTTGAAAAGGGACATCTCTATGGCTTTATTCAACAACACGTTGTAGACGAACTCCCTCAAAG AGGCCGCAAGAGATTTGTCAGCGAGGGTGATGGTGGTACTATTAAAGACCCCGAGTACTGA